The following proteins come from a genomic window of Streptomyces sp. NBC_01716:
- a CDS encoding ABC transporter ATP-binding protein, which translates to MTENVGTAAAVGTAGTAEPMVRVTGLHRSYGTGAAAVHALRGVSLTVPRGELIALKGRSGSGKTTLLNLVGGLDSPDEGRIVVDGTDLATLGESGLLALRRDRIGFIFQSFGLLPVLTAAENVGVPLRLRRADPREREDRVALLLTLVGLGDHAAQRPGELSGGQQQRVAIARALANRPALLIADEPTGQLDAETGLAVMELLRAVVRSEGVTALVATHDAQLLGLADRVVELADGHLVEHEPTD; encoded by the coding sequence ATGACCGAGAACGTCGGCACCGCCGCGGCCGTCGGCACCGCCGGGACGGCGGAGCCCATGGTGCGGGTGACCGGCCTGCACCGTTCGTACGGCACCGGCGCCGCGGCCGTCCACGCGCTGCGCGGGGTTTCCCTCACCGTGCCGCGCGGGGAGCTGATCGCGCTCAAGGGCCGCTCGGGCTCGGGCAAGACCACCCTGCTCAACCTCGTCGGGGGCCTCGACTCCCCGGACGAGGGCCGGATCGTCGTCGACGGCACCGACCTCGCCACGCTCGGCGAGAGCGGTCTGCTCGCCCTGCGCCGCGACCGCATCGGCTTCATCTTCCAGTCCTTCGGACTGCTCCCCGTCCTCACGGCCGCCGAGAACGTCGGCGTACCCCTGCGGCTGCGCAGGGCAGACCCGCGCGAGCGCGAGGATCGGGTGGCGCTGCTGCTCACCCTCGTCGGCCTCGGCGACCACGCCGCGCAACGGCCCGGCGAGCTCTCCGGCGGCCAGCAGCAGCGCGTCGCCATCGCGCGCGCACTCGCGAACCGGCCGGCCCTGCTGATCGCCGACGAGCCCACCGGACAGCTCGACGCGGAGACCGGCCTCGCGGTGATGGAACTGCTGCGCGCCGTCGTACGCAGCGAGGGCGTCACCGCGCTCGTGGCCACCCACGACGCCCAACTCCTCGGCCTCGCCGACCGGGTGGTCGAACTGGCCGACGGCCACCTTGTGGAACACGAGCCGACGGACTAG
- a CDS encoding DUF3710 domain-containing protein: MFGRRKKSGTADDTAGEAEQVVDDIDADDTEAGAEKPRRVNLPPAPRPDGPWDISEVSKPDEGRVDLGGIFVPGVDGMELRVEVAGDAIVAATVVVRDSAVQLQAFAAPKKEGIWSEVREEIASGITQQGGIIDEVEGPLGWELRAQVPVQLPDGTGGVQLVRFIGVDGPRWFLRGVISGQGAVQPDAAGLLEQIFRDTVVVRGEGPMAPRDPIVLKLPDDAQMVAEGVQQAEEQEGSRFAGGMGQLQRGPEITEVR; the protein is encoded by the coding sequence GTGTTCGGACGTCGCAAGAAGAGCGGTACCGCCGATGACACGGCGGGCGAGGCCGAGCAGGTCGTCGACGACATCGACGCCGATGACACGGAGGCAGGGGCCGAGAAGCCCCGCCGGGTGAATCTTCCCCCGGCCCCCAGGCCCGACGGGCCGTGGGACATCTCCGAGGTCTCCAAGCCCGACGAGGGCCGGGTCGACCTGGGCGGCATCTTCGTGCCCGGGGTCGACGGAATGGAGCTTCGTGTAGAGGTGGCGGGCGACGCGATCGTCGCGGCGACCGTCGTCGTACGCGACAGCGCCGTCCAGCTCCAGGCCTTCGCCGCTCCCAAGAAGGAGGGCATCTGGAGCGAGGTGCGCGAGGAGATCGCCTCGGGCATCACGCAGCAGGGCGGCATCATCGACGAGGTCGAGGGCCCGCTCGGCTGGGAGCTGCGGGCCCAGGTGCCCGTGCAGCTCCCTGACGGCACCGGTGGCGTACAGCTCGTGCGCTTCATCGGGGTCGACGGGCCGCGCTGGTTCCTGCGCGGAGTGATCTCCGGACAGGGCGCGGTGCAGCCCGACGCCGCCGGGCTGCTGGAGCAGATCTTCCGGGACACCGTCGTCGTCCGTGGCGAGGGCCCGATGGCGCCCCGTGACCCGATCGTCCTGAAGCTGCCGGACGACGCGCAGATGGTGGCCGAGGGCGTCCAGCAGGCCGAGGAACAGGAAGGTTCCCGCTTCGCCGGTGGCATGGGGCAGCTTCAGCGGGGCCCCGAGATCACCGAGGTGCGCTGA
- the dut gene encoding dUTP diphosphatase: protein MSRNPVDVLIRRTDPEVPLPSYAHPGDAGVDLVTTEPADLAPGERAVLPTGVSLALPDGYAAFVHPRSGLAARCGVALVNAPGTVDAGYRGEIKVIVVNLDPRGTVRFERFDRIAQLVVQQVEKVRFHEVAELPGSARAEGGFGSTGGHAAVGGSQGGNRYASVVSDREGQ from the coding sequence ATGAGCCGCAACCCCGTCGACGTGCTGATCCGCCGGACCGACCCGGAGGTGCCGCTCCCCTCGTACGCGCACCCGGGCGACGCCGGCGTCGATCTGGTGACCACCGAGCCCGCCGATCTCGCTCCGGGCGAACGCGCTGTGCTGCCCACCGGGGTTTCCCTCGCGCTGCCCGACGGGTACGCCGCCTTCGTGCACCCGCGATCCGGGCTGGCCGCCCGCTGCGGAGTGGCCTTGGTGAATGCCCCGGGGACGGTGGATGCCGGGTACCGTGGGGAGATCAAGGTGATCGTGGTCAATCTCGATCCGCGCGGGACGGTGCGGTTCGAGCGGTTCGACCGGATTGCTCAACTGGTCGTCCAGCAGGTCGAGAAGGTGCGCTTCCACGAGGTGGCGGAGCTTCCCGGCTCGGCACGGGCCGAGGGGGGCTTCGGGTCCACCGGAGGTCATGCCGCGGTGGGCGGTTCACAGGGCGGGAATCGATACGCATCGGTCGTATCCGACCGGGAAGGACAGTGA
- a CDS encoding PaaI family thioesterase, producing the protein MSTVPSGGNRPRSAARSPALTPPAGATAPVRHPDAPAPGELLGSHYAHCFGCGDEQPHGLRLRARAGEGVTITAEFTVRPAHQGAPGLAHGGVLATALDESLGALHWLLRVVAVTGKLETDFVRPVPVGTVLFLAAEVTAVSGRKIFCSATGRLGGPGGPVALRADALFVEVKVDHFIDNGRPEEIRAAIADPDQVRRARAFEVNP; encoded by the coding sequence GTGAGTACTGTGCCCTCCGGGGGAAACCGCCCCCGCTCCGCCGCCCGGTCCCCGGCCCTGACGCCTCCGGCCGGCGCGACGGCGCCGGTACGGCACCCGGACGCCCCGGCCCCGGGGGAGCTCCTCGGTTCGCACTACGCGCACTGCTTCGGCTGCGGCGACGAGCAGCCCCACGGTCTGCGTCTGCGGGCCAGGGCCGGCGAGGGCGTCACGATCACGGCCGAGTTCACCGTACGGCCCGCCCACCAGGGCGCCCCCGGCCTCGCGCACGGCGGGGTGCTCGCCACCGCGCTCGACGAGTCGCTCGGCGCACTGCACTGGCTGCTGCGCGTGGTCGCCGTCACCGGCAAGCTGGAGACGGACTTCGTCCGCCCCGTACCCGTCGGCACGGTGCTCTTCCTCGCGGCCGAGGTCACCGCCGTCAGCGGCCGGAAGATCTTCTGCTCCGCCACCGGCCGGCTCGGCGGCCCCGGGGGACCCGTCGCGCTGCGCGCCGACGCCCTCTTCGTCGAGGTCAAGGTCGACCACTTCATCGACAACGGCCGCCCGGAGGAGATCCGGGCGGCGATAGCCGATCCCGACCAGGTCAGGCGCGCCCGCGCCTTCGAGGTGAACCCATGA
- a CDS encoding DUF3093 domain-containing protein: protein MEHSAAPYDERLTAPGSWWVITALVALSGGLIVLPLGTVPMLGAVVVAGLLAALAVSSYGSARVRVVAGSLVVGDARIPVAALGEAEVLAGEEARAWRMHKADPRAFMLLRSYIPTALRVEVTDPADPTPYVYVSTRRPRALAAALDAVRKGEGESRDTAHTS from the coding sequence ATGGAGCATTCAGCCGCGCCTTACGACGAACGTCTCACCGCACCCGGTTCCTGGTGGGTGATCACCGCGCTCGTCGCTCTGTCGGGCGGTCTCATCGTGCTGCCGCTGGGCACGGTGCCGATGCTGGGGGCGGTGGTCGTGGCGGGGCTGCTGGCGGCTCTGGCGGTCAGTTCGTACGGCTCCGCGCGCGTGCGTGTGGTGGCCGGCTCGCTGGTCGTGGGCGATGCCCGGATCCCGGTGGCGGCCCTCGGCGAGGCGGAGGTGCTGGCCGGTGAGGAGGCGCGCGCCTGGCGCATGCACAAGGCCGATCCGCGCGCCTTCATGCTGCTGCGCAGCTACATCCCGACGGCGCTGCGGGTGGAGGTCACGGACCCGGCCGACCCGACACCGTACGTCTATGTGTCGACCCGGAGGCCGAGGGCGCTGGCGGCGGCGCTGGACGCCGTACGCAAGGGTGAGGGCGAATCGCGGGACACGGCCCACACGTCTTAG
- a CDS encoding DUF4193 domain-containing protein — MATDYDTPRKTDDDVDSDSLEELKARRNDKSTSAVDVDEFEQAEGLELPGADLSNEELSVRVLPRQADEFTCMSCFLVHHRSQLSREKNGQPICRDCD, encoded by the coding sequence ATGGCAACGGATTACGACACCCCACGCAAGACCGATGACGACGTCGATTCCGACAGCCTTGAGGAACTGAAGGCCCGTCGGAACGACAAGTCGACGTCCGCGGTCGACGTGGACGAGTTCGAGCAGGCCGAGGGACTGGAACTGCCCGGGGCCGACCTCTCCAACGAGGAGCTGTCGGTTCGTGTACTGCCCAGGCAGGCCGACGAGTTCACCTGCATGAGCTGCTTCCTCGTCCACCACCGCAGCCAGCTGTCCCGGGAGAAGAACGGTCAGCCGATCTGCCGCGACTGCGACTGA
- a CDS encoding sensor histidine kinase — MATTPAPPTVPPKPTWDPRRQDQLPWVRPTIRIRLTLLYGGMFLIAGILLLSIIYLLAAQAINEGSELTLKVTGVNVQLTSPTCPSLNQAVDNDQLNNSLKACMAAQRQQALDDLLTRSLFALTGLSIIAFAFGYAMAGRVLSPLGRITRTARRVVGSDLARRIELDGPDDELKELADTFDEMLERLERAFTAQQRFVANASHELRTPLAINRTLLEVQLSDPAAPVELQQLGRTLLATNERSEQLVEGLLLLARSDNQLIERKPVDLAEVATRAVDQTRAEAEAKGVEIRGERSPAVVQGNGVLLERIALNLVQNAVRYNVREAGWVEVTTTVEHGQAVLLVSNTGPVVPAYEIDNIFEPFRRLRTERTGSDKGVGLGLSIARSVARAHGGRIIAEPREGGGLVMRVTLPV; from the coding sequence GTGGCAACCACCCCGGCGCCGCCCACGGTGCCCCCGAAGCCGACCTGGGACCCGAGGCGGCAGGACCAGCTGCCCTGGGTCCGTCCGACGATCCGGATACGTCTGACGCTGCTGTACGGCGGGATGTTCCTGATCGCCGGGATCCTGCTGCTCTCGATCATCTATCTGCTGGCGGCGCAGGCCATCAACGAGGGCAGCGAGCTGACCCTGAAGGTGACCGGCGTCAATGTCCAGCTGACGAGCCCCACCTGCCCCAGTCTCAACCAGGCGGTCGACAACGACCAGCTGAACAACTCACTCAAGGCGTGCATGGCAGCGCAGCGCCAGCAGGCTCTCGACGACCTGCTCACCCGCTCGCTGTTCGCCCTGACGGGGCTCTCCATCATCGCCTTCGCGTTCGGTTACGCGATGGCCGGCCGGGTCCTGTCGCCTCTTGGCCGGATCACCCGCACCGCCCGCCGCGTGGTCGGCAGCGACCTGGCCCGCAGGATCGAGCTCGACGGCCCGGACGATGAGCTGAAGGAGCTGGCCGACACCTTCGACGAGATGCTGGAGCGCCTGGAGCGGGCCTTCACCGCGCAGCAGCGCTTCGTCGCGAACGCCTCCCACGAGCTGCGTACGCCCCTGGCGATCAACCGCACGCTGCTGGAGGTCCAGCTCTCCGACCCGGCGGCGCCCGTGGAGCTCCAGCAGCTCGGCAGGACGCTGCTGGCCACCAACGAACGCAGCGAGCAGCTGGTGGAGGGCCTGCTGCTGCTCGCCCGCAGCGACAACCAGCTCATCGAGCGCAAGCCCGTCGATCTCGCCGAGGTCGCCACCCGCGCGGTCGACCAGACGCGCGCCGAGGCCGAGGCGAAGGGCGTCGAGATCCGCGGCGAGCGGTCACCGGCGGTCGTCCAGGGCAACGGCGTCCTGCTGGAGCGGATCGCGCTCAACCTCGTACAGAACGCCGTTCGCTACAACGTGAGGGAGGCGGGCTGGGTGGAGGTCACGACGACGGTGGAGCACGGTCAGGCGGTGCTGCTGGTGTCGAACACGGGACCGGTCGTTCCCGCGTACGAGATCGACAACATCTTCGAGCCGTTCCGGCGCCTCCGTACGGAGCGGACGGGCAGCGACAAGGGCGTGGGTCTCGGCCTGTCGATCGCCCGCTCGGTCGCGCGGGCCCACGGGGGCCGTATCATCGCGGAGCCCCGCGAGGGAGGCGGGCTCGTGATGCGTGTCACTCTGCCGGTCTGA
- a CDS encoding response regulator transcription factor: MRVLVVEDEQLLADAVATGLRREAMAVDVVYDGAAALERIGVNDYDVVVLDRDLPLIHGDDVCRKIVELGMPTRVLMLTASGDVSDRVEGLELGADDYLPKPFAFTELTARVRALGRRTTVPLPPVLERSGIKLDPNRREVFRDGKEIQLAPKEFAVLEVLMRSEGAVVSAEQLLEKAWDENTDPFTNVVRVTVMTLRRKLGEPPVIVTVPGSGYRI; this comes from the coding sequence GTGCGCGTACTCGTCGTCGAGGACGAGCAGCTGCTCGCCGATGCGGTGGCCACCGGGCTGCGCCGGGAGGCCATGGCCGTCGACGTCGTGTACGACGGCGCCGCGGCCCTGGAGCGGATCGGTGTCAACGACTACGACGTCGTCGTGCTCGACCGCGACCTCCCCCTGATCCACGGCGACGACGTCTGCCGCAAGATCGTCGAGCTGGGCATGCCCACGCGGGTGCTCATGCTCACGGCGTCCGGCGACGTCAGCGACCGGGTCGAGGGCCTTGAGCTGGGCGCCGACGACTACCTTCCCAAGCCCTTCGCCTTCACCGAGCTGACGGCCCGCGTACGGGCGCTCGGCCGCCGTACGACCGTCCCGCTGCCGCCCGTCCTGGAGCGGTCGGGGATCAAGCTCGACCCGAACCGCCGCGAGGTCTTCCGGGACGGCAAGGAGATCCAGCTCGCGCCGAAGGAGTTCGCCGTCCTCGAAGTGCTGATGCGCAGCGAGGGCGCCGTGGTCTCCGCCGAGCAGCTGCTGGAGAAGGCCTGGGACGAGAACACCGACCCGTTCACCAATGTCGTGCGCGTCACGGTCATGACGCTGCGCCGCAAGCTCGGCGAGCCGCCCGTGATCGTCACCGTGCCCGGCTCCGGTTACCGGATCTGA
- a CDS encoding inositol monophosphatase family protein, with protein sequence MTDPLSQELLSLALEAARRAGALLRDGRPADLGVAATKSSPIDVVTEMDIAAEKLITGFLAERRPDDGFLGEEGASSPGSSGIRWVIDPLDGTVNYLYGLPTWAVSIAAERDGETLVGVVEAPMRRETFRAVLGGGAFLNDRPVACRPAPPLDQALVSTGFNYVTAVRTHQAAVATRLIPQLRDIRRGGSAAVDLCDVAAGRLDGYYERGLHPWDLAAGDLVAREAGALTGGRPGAPADGDLTVAAVPGVFEPLQALLEEYGAWHD encoded by the coding sequence GTGACCGACCCCCTCAGCCAAGAACTGCTCTCCCTCGCCCTGGAGGCCGCTCGCCGGGCCGGGGCGCTCCTGCGCGACGGCCGCCCCGCCGACCTGGGCGTGGCCGCGACGAAGTCCAGCCCGATCGACGTGGTCACCGAGATGGACATCGCCGCCGAGAAGCTGATCACCGGCTTCCTGGCCGAGAGGCGGCCCGACGACGGGTTCCTCGGTGAGGAGGGCGCGAGTTCGCCCGGCAGCAGCGGCATCCGCTGGGTGATCGACCCCCTCGACGGCACGGTCAACTACCTGTACGGACTGCCGACCTGGGCCGTCTCCATCGCCGCCGAACGCGACGGCGAGACCCTCGTCGGCGTCGTCGAGGCCCCGATGCGCCGCGAGACCTTCCGGGCCGTGCTCGGCGGCGGCGCGTTCCTCAACGACCGTCCGGTGGCCTGCCGTCCGGCACCGCCGCTCGACCAGGCGCTGGTCTCGACGGGCTTCAACTACGTCACCGCCGTCCGCACCCACCAGGCGGCCGTCGCGACCCGGCTGATCCCCCAGCTGCGCGACATCCGGCGCGGCGGCTCCGCGGCCGTCGACCTCTGCGACGTCGCCGCCGGCCGGCTCGACGGCTACTACGAGCGCGGGCTGCACCCCTGGGACCTCGCGGCCGGCGACCTCGTCGCACGCGAGGCGGGCGCGCTCACCGGCGGCCGTCCCGGCGCCCCGGCCGACGGCGACCTCACGGTGGCGGCCGTCCCCGGCGTCTTCGAACCGCTCCAGGCGCTGCTGGAGGAGTACGGCGCCTGGCACGACTGA
- a CDS encoding ferrochelatase: MPEQRATSPYDALLLLSFGGPEGPDDVVPFLENVTRGRGIPKERLKEVGRHYFLFGGVSPIKGHNRALLQALRKDFAEHGLDLPVYWGNRNWAPYLTDTLREMTRDGRRRVAVLATSAYASYSGCRQYRENLADALATLVDEGLEPPRVDKLRHYFNHPGFVRPMAESVLASLADLPEDVRAGARIAFTTHSVPVAAADTSGPLDDHGDGGAYVAQHLDVARLIADTVREETGVEHPWQLVYQSRSGAPHIPWLEPDICDHLEAVHAEGATAVVMVPIGFVSDHMEVLYDLDTEATAKAAELGLPVRRSATVGADERFVGAVRDLLLERAATERGLAAERCALGALGPSHDVCPVGCCPARTPRPAAAGADSPYA; this comes from the coding sequence ATGCCCGAACAGCGTGCGACTTCCCCCTACGACGCCCTTCTCCTGCTGTCCTTCGGCGGCCCGGAGGGTCCGGACGACGTGGTCCCGTTCCTGGAGAACGTGACGCGGGGCCGGGGCATCCCGAAGGAACGGCTCAAAGAAGTCGGTCGGCACTACTTCCTGTTCGGCGGCGTCAGCCCGATCAAGGGACACAACCGCGCCCTGCTCCAGGCTCTGCGCAAGGACTTCGCCGAGCACGGTCTGGACCTGCCCGTCTACTGGGGCAACCGCAACTGGGCGCCCTATCTGACGGACACCCTGCGGGAGATGACCAGGGACGGCAGACGCCGTGTCGCCGTCCTCGCCACCAGCGCCTACGCCTCGTACTCCGGCTGCCGCCAGTACCGCGAGAACCTCGCCGACGCGCTCGCGACGCTCGTCGATGAGGGCCTGGAGCCGCCCCGCGTCGACAAGCTGCGGCACTACTTCAACCACCCCGGCTTCGTACGGCCCATGGCAGAGAGCGTGCTCGCGTCCCTCGCCGACCTGCCCGAGGACGTCCGCGCGGGGGCGCGTATCGCCTTCACGACCCACTCCGTCCCGGTGGCCGCCGCCGACACCTCGGGCCCCCTCGACGACCACGGCGACGGCGGCGCGTACGTCGCCCAGCATCTCGACGTGGCGCGGCTGATCGCCGACACGGTGCGCGAGGAGACCGGCGTCGAGCACCCCTGGCAGCTCGTCTACCAGTCGCGCAGCGGGGCGCCGCACATCCCGTGGCTGGAGCCCGACATCTGCGACCACCTGGAGGCCGTGCACGCCGAGGGGGCCACGGCGGTCGTCATGGTGCCCATCGGGTTCGTCTCGGACCACATGGAGGTGCTGTACGACCTCGACACCGAGGCCACGGCCAAGGCGGCCGAACTGGGCCTGCCCGTCCGGCGTTCGGCCACGGTGGGGGCCGACGAGCGGTTCGTCGGCGCCGTACGCGATCTGCTCCTGGAGCGCGCGGCGACCGAGCGGGGGCTCGCGGCGGAGCGGTGCGCGCTCGGGGCGCTCGGTCCGAGCCACGACGTGTGCCCGGTCGGCTGCTGTCCCGCGAGGACGCCCCGCCCGGCCGCCGCGGGCGCCGACAGCCCGTACGCCTGA
- a CDS encoding MFS transporter — protein MTTDDNAARRGTRDREPGKIQETGPSPYRAIFAAPGTRSFSAAGLVGRMPLSMMGIGIVTMISQLTGRYGLAGALAATLAMSAAGIGPQISRLVDRHGQRRVLRPAALTAVTAVTGLLVCAQRSAPEWTLFVFAAGAGCVPSVGSMVRARWAELYRGSPRELHAAYSWESIVDELCFIFGPIIAIGLSTAWFPQAGPMLAALFLVAGVFWLTAQRATEPVPHPREHHTGGTALRSPGLRVLVVTFVATGAIFGAVDVVTVAFAEERGAKTAASLVLAVYALGSCLAGVVFGLLAPRGSASKRWLVGVCAMAVSMIPLQLAGNLPILAVALFVAGLSVAPTMVTTMALVETHVPRTKLTEGMTWVSTGLAVGVALGSSAGGWVVDASGARTGFAVPVVAGVAAALVALMGHRRLRERPTDREGHGADDQHRYGRGDDEVPGAHLA, from the coding sequence ATGACGACTGACGACAACGCGGCGAGGCGCGGCACCAGGGACCGCGAGCCCGGCAAGATCCAAGAGACAGGCCCTAGTCCTTATCGCGCGATATTCGCCGCGCCCGGAACCCGGAGCTTCAGCGCCGCCGGTCTGGTCGGCCGGATGCCTCTGTCCATGATGGGCATCGGCATCGTGACGATGATCTCCCAGCTCACCGGGCGTTACGGGCTGGCGGGTGCGCTCGCGGCGACGCTGGCGATGTCCGCCGCCGGGATCGGTCCGCAGATCTCCCGGCTCGTGGACAGGCACGGCCAGCGGCGGGTGCTGCGTCCCGCCGCGCTGACCGCCGTGACGGCCGTCACCGGACTGCTCGTGTGCGCCCAGCGGTCGGCCCCGGAGTGGACGCTCTTCGTCTTCGCGGCGGGCGCGGGCTGTGTGCCGAGCGTGGGGTCGATGGTCCGGGCGCGGTGGGCGGAGCTCTACCGGGGGTCACCGCGCGAGCTGCACGCCGCGTACTCCTGGGAGTCGATCGTCGACGAGCTGTGCTTCATCTTCGGTCCGATCATCGCGATCGGTCTGTCCACGGCCTGGTTCCCCCAGGCGGGGCCGATGCTGGCCGCGCTCTTCCTGGTGGCCGGTGTCTTCTGGCTGACGGCGCAGCGGGCCACCGAGCCCGTGCCGCACCCGCGTGAGCACCACACCGGGGGCACCGCGCTGCGCTCCCCCGGTCTGCGGGTCCTGGTGGTGACGTTCGTGGCGACGGGCGCGATCTTCGGCGCCGTCGACGTGGTGACCGTCGCGTTCGCGGAGGAGCGGGGCGCCAAGACGGCGGCGAGCCTGGTGCTCGCGGTGTACGCGCTCGGTTCCTGCCTCGCCGGCGTCGTCTTCGGGCTGCTGGCTCCGCGCGGCAGCGCGTCCAAGAGGTGGCTGGTGGGAGTCTGTGCGATGGCCGTGAGTATGATCCCCCTCCAACTGGCCGGGAATCTGCCGATCCTGGCCGTGGCACTCTTCGTCGCCGGCCTCTCGGTCGCACCCACGATGGTGACGACCATGGCCCTCGTCGAAACGCACGTACCTCGTACCAAGCTCACCGAGGGCATGACCTGGGTCAGTACCGGTCTCGCCGTCGGGGTGGCGCTCGGTTCCTCCGCCGGGGGATGGGTCGTCGACGCCTCCGGGGCGCGGACGGGGTTCGCTGTGCCCGTCGTGGCGGGAGTGGCCGCGGCCCTGGTCGCGCTGATGGGCCACCGCCGGCTGCGGGAGCGGCCAACGGATCGGGAGGGGCACGGGGCTGATGACCAACACCGGTACGGGCGGGGCGACGACGAGGTTCCCGGCGCACACCTGGCGTAA